GCGAACCTCAATCGATCAAGCCGTTCCTGATCGCATAGTGGGTCAGTTCCGCGCTGTTCTTCAGTTTCATCTTGACCAGCAGGCGGGCGCGGTATTCGCTGACCGTCTTTACCGACAGCGACAGTTCCTTGGCGATCGCACCGACCGTCATGCCGGAAGCAATCAGCGTCAGCGTCTGGTACTCGCGGTCGGACAGCGTTTCATGCAGCGCGGTTTCATGGTCTTCGCCAACGTGGTTGGCGAGCTCCTGGGCCAGGGCGGCACTGATGTATTTCAATCCGCCCGCTACCTGCCGGATCGCGGTGACGAGCTCCTTCGGCGCGCTCTGCTTGGTGAGATAGCCGGCCGCGCCAGCTTTGAGCGAGCGGATCGCATACTGGTCCTCGCGGTGCATCGACAGCATCAGCACGGCGAGCTCCGGCTTTTCCTTCTTGATCTGCTTGAGCACTTCGATGCCGCTGCGGTCGGGCATCGAAATATCGAGCAGCACGACGTGGCAGCCCGATTTGCGGAACAGGCGCAACGCGTCGCTGCCGTTTTCCGCCTCGCCGGCCACCACGATATCGCGCGTGTCGGCCAGGATCTGCTTCAGGCCTTCGCGCACGATCGCGTGATCGTCCGCGATGAAGACCTTGATGGCTGCCTTGTCGCTCATGCTGCTTGGTTCCTAGTTCGTTGTTGCAGGCCGAATTGTAGCCGCTTCCGGGCCAAGGCCCGGGCCGGTACGGCCGATGCGGATCGCCACGACGGTGCCGCCGCCCGGAGCATGCGACAGGTTCAGCGTGCCGCCCAGGGCCCGGGCGCGCTCGGCCATGCCACGCAGGCCGAACGAGCCAGGCTTGGCACGGTCCGCGGCACGGATGCCACGGCCGTTGTCCGTGATCTTCACGCCCACGTGCTGGCGGGTGCCGTGCAGGCGCACCGCCACGCTGGTCGCGTGCGCGTGCTTGGCGATGTTCGTCAGCGCCTCCTGCACGATGCGGAACAGCGCGGTGGCCTGGTCGGCGTCGAGCGCCACATCCTTGGCGTTGGAGTGGAAGGTGCAGGCCAGGCCCGCCTGCGTGGCGAATTCCTTCACCTGCCACTCGAGCGCCGCAACCAGGCCGAAATCGAGGATCGACGGACGCAGGTCCAGCGTGATGCGGTGCACGGCTTCGATGGTGCGGTCGGCAAGTTCGTCGACATAGGCGGCCTTCTCGGCCAGCGCGGTATCGCCGGCCGGCAGGCGCGCGGCCAGCATCGCCAGCGCCATCTTGATGGCGGTGAGGTTGCCGCCCAGGTCGTCGTGGATCTCGCGCGCCATCCGCGTGCGTTCCTGTTCCTTCACTTTCTCGATGTGGGCGGTCAGTTCCGCCAGGCGCGCGCGGCTGGCACGCACTTCGAGTTCCTCCAGCTTGCTCTCGGTGATGTTGGTCATGATGCCTTCCCACTGTACCGCGCCACCCGGCAGCACGTGTGGCGACGCACGCAGGTTGATCCATTTGACATCCTTCCAAGCCTCGATCCAGATGCGGCCTTCCCAGTTCCAGCTCCACAGCGTGGCGGCGGACGATGTCATCGAGTCCACGTAGGATTGCCGGTCTTCCTCCAGCACGAGCTGCGCGAATTGCTCCGGCTGCGCCGCCAGTTCGCCCGATGCCAGGCCGAGCAGCGCCTGGCAGCCTTCGCTCAGGTAGGGGAACGACACGCGGCCATCGGGTTCGCGGCGGAACTGGTACACCAGGCCCGGCGTGTGCGACACGATCGCCTCGAAGCGGGACTGCACCTGCTGCAGCTTGTCGGCGTGGCTCTCGTCTTCCGCGATGGCCAGCACGCAGTCCCTGTCGCCATGGCGTATCCCTTGCAGGCGCAGCGACACGCGGTAGCGGGTGCCGTCCGCCCGCGCCAGCACGGTGCTGACGATGGCGCCGCTGTCGGCGGCCGCATCGAACTGCTCGCGCGGCAGTGCCGGCGCGATGGCGGCGAAGGGGGTACCGGCTTCATGGCCGGCCTGGGTGCGGGCGGCGGGATTGGCATCGAGGAGGTACAGCGTGCCGCGGTCGATCAGGAACAGCTGGGAACGCGTGGCATCCCACACCGCTTCGTGGCACGAGGCGTGCGAGCCGAATCGGGCAGCGCTCATAAATGTGTACAATCGTTCCGCATTGGCAGGATGATACGTGAAACACCACTTCTCATGAACAAAGCTTTTGTTAAAGAAACCGAGCAGGAAGACGACGACGACGTCCAGCAGGCGCCGCCGATCCCGCCCGGGGCGAAGAATTACATGACGCCGGCCGGCTACCGGCGCATCAAGGAAGAACTGCTGCAGCTGATCGACGTCGACCGGCCCGAGGTGGTGAGGGTGGTGCACTGGGCCGCATCGAACGGCGACCGTTCCGAAAACGGCGACTACATCTACGGCAAGCGGCGCCTGCGCGAAATCGACCGCCGCATCCGCTTCCTGACCAAGCGGCTGGACCTTGCCGAAGTGGTGGACCCCAGCGTGCACCACGGCAGCGACCAGATCTACTTCGGCGCCACCGTCACCTACTGCAACCAGGATGGCGCCGAGAACACGATCACGATCGTCGGCATCGACGAATTCGACCCGCTGAAGGGCAAGGTCAGCTGGATCTCCCCGATCGCCCGCACCATCACCAAGGCACGCGAGGGCGATGTCGTGACGCTGCACACGCCGACCGGGGTGGAGGAGCTGGAAATACTGGCGGTGACGTACCCGGCGGCGGCGGAACGGTAGCTGGTCAGAAGCCCTGGTGTCGGACACTTTTTCCCGGTTTCTCGGAAAAAGGTGTCGGACACCGGTTTTTTTTGCTTGCACCTGCCTTTGTCAGATTCCCGCGATCTTCCTGGGCCGCCCCCGTGGTGCTGTCTCCTTCATCAAGCTGCGAAACCGCGCCAGCTCATCCTGGTGCAGCGCTTCATCGGACAAGCGCTGGTAGTTCAAGTGGCGTTCCACGTCGCTGAGTCCCAGGCGCAGGTACAGCTCATGGGGGCACAACAAGCGATCCGTGCCCAAGCCGGCATTCCCAAGATAGCTCGACCAGCGGTAGTCACGTTGGTGCCAGCACATCGCAGCCCGCACCGGATTTGCCTCAACATAGCGCTGACAGGTCAGCAGATAGCGTTCCGTAGGAACCGGGTGCGACCAGTAACGGCCCTCCCAGATCGATCCCGTGCGACCCAGACGTTTGTTGAGATACCGGGTGTATTGCTGTCCGAGCCGTCTCATCAGTTCAGGCGCCAGCATGACGTCGTCGAAAGAGGCCAGGATGTGCACGTGATTGGTCATCAGCACATACGCGTGAATCGAACAGGCGACAGCGGAAGCATGCTTGCTTAGCCACTCGAGATAAACCAGGTAATCCGAGTCAATGAAGAAGCATGGCTGCCGATTATGACCACGCTGGATGATGTGCAGCGGCACACCTGGCAACAGCAAGCGGGGGAGCCGCGACATGTTTTGCTCCGGAGATGGGAAGTCGCTATTTTCTTACTGGTCTGTTACAAGTGACCTGTGCGGGCGCAAGGAAGAACCAGGGTCCAACGTTGGCTATTGGTGCGAGCGCGAGGGACAACCGGTGTCCGACACCTTTTCTGGAAAGGTCGTCCAGAAAAAGTGTCCGACACCAGGCCGCGAATTGTGCCGGCAGTTATCCCCGCTCGCGCGAAACCCGGTTCACGCCGGTAACCTTCCGCACATTGCGCAGCAGCCCGGCCAGGTGCACCCGGTCCTTGACCTGGATGGTGAAACGCAGCTGGTGCAGTACGTGGTCGTTGTCCTCGTCCATGCCGACGAACGTGATGTTGCCGTCGGATTCGCCGATTTCGGCGGCCACGCGGGCCAGGATGCCTTTTTCGTTGTTGATCAGCAGGCGGATGCGGCTGTCGAAGCGACGGTTCAGTTCCGTGCCCCACTTGACCGCGATCCAGCGCTCCGGCTCCTTCTGCCGCTGGCGCCGCGCCACGCTGCAATCGGACGTGTGCACCTGCAGCCCCTGGTCGCGCCGCAACTGGCCAACGATCTGGTCGCCCGGGATCGGCAGGCAGCATGGCGCCAGCTGCACGGACACGCCTTCACTGCCGTAGATCGTCACGGGATCGAGGTCGGCGGCCGAGTTGTGGTCGATCGGCACCGAGGCCGATTCGCCGCCCATCAGGCCGAAGATGTGCCGCGCGACGAGCGCCGCCATCCGCTTGCCGATGCCGATGTCGGCATGCAGTTCGTCCATCGACTTCGCCGACGATTCGTTCAGCAGCCGTTCCACCAGCGGTTCCGGCACATCCGGCGAGATGCTGATCGCCGCCAGCGCCTGCTGCAGCAGTTGCCGTCCGAGGCCGATGGATTCGGGCAGGTTGATGGTGCGCAGGTGATGCCGGATCGCCGAGCGCGCCTTGCCGGTGCGTACGAAACTCAGCCAGCTCGGGCTCGGCCGCGAATCGCTGTCCGTCACGATCTCGACGATGTCGCCGTTGCGAAGCTCGGTGCGCAGCGGGGCGGGTTCGCCGTTGATCGTCACCGATACCGTGTGGTCGCCAATGCCGGTGTGGATCGCATACGCGAAATCGATCGGCGTGGCGCCGCGCGGCATGGCGATGATCTTCGACTTCGGCGTGAACACGTACACCGAGTCGGGGAACAGGTCGACCTTCACGTGTTCCAGGAACTCGGCCGAGTCGCCGGTCTGCTGCTGGATGTCGAGCAGCGACTGCAGCCACGCGTGGGTGCGCTGCTGCATGTCGGTCATGTTGGCATCGCTGTTCTTGTACAGCCAGTGCGCCGCCACGCCCGATTCGGCGGTGCGGTGCATTTCCTGCGTGCGGATCTGGAACTCGACCGGCGTGCCGTACGGGCCGATCAGCGTGGTATGCAGCGACTGGTAGCCGTTCAGCTTGCGGATCGCGATGTAATCCTTGAACTTGCCCGGCATCGGCTTGTACAGCGAATGCAGCGTGCCCAGCGCCACGTAGCAGTTCGGGAAACTGTCGACGACGACGCGGAAGCCATACACGTCGAGCACCTGTGAAAAAGTGAGCTGCTTCGTGCGCATCTTGTTGTAGATGCCGTACAGCGTCTTTTCGCGGCCATACACTTCGGCGTGGATGCCGGCCATGCCGAGCGTGTTCTTGACCGAGTCGAGGATCTTGCCGACCACTTCGCGCCGGTTGCCCCGCGCGGCTT
Above is a window of Pseudoduganella dura DNA encoding:
- a CDS encoding response regulator; its protein translation is MSDKAAIKVFIADDHAIVREGLKQILADTRDIVVAGEAENGSDALRLFRKSGCHVVLLDISMPDRSGIEVLKQIKKEKPELAVLMLSMHREDQYAIRSLKAGAAGYLTKQSAPKELVTAIRQVAGGLKYISAALAQELANHVGEDHETALHETLSDREYQTLTLIASGMTVGAIAKELSLSVKTVSEYRARLLVKMKLKNSAELTHYAIRNGLID
- a CDS encoding sensor histidine kinase, translated to MSAARFGSHASCHEAVWDATRSQLFLIDRGTLYLLDANPAARTQAGHEAGTPFAAIAPALPREQFDAAADSGAIVSTVLARADGTRYRVSLRLQGIRHGDRDCVLAIAEDESHADKLQQVQSRFEAIVSHTPGLVYQFRREPDGRVSFPYLSEGCQALLGLASGELAAQPEQFAQLVLEEDRQSYVDSMTSSAATLWSWNWEGRIWIEAWKDVKWINLRASPHVLPGGAVQWEGIMTNITESKLEELEVRASRARLAELTAHIEKVKEQERTRMAREIHDDLGGNLTAIKMALAMLAARLPAGDTALAEKAAYVDELADRTIEAVHRITLDLRPSILDFGLVAALEWQVKEFATQAGLACTFHSNAKDVALDADQATALFRIVQEALTNIAKHAHATSVAVRLHGTRQHVGVKITDNGRGIRAADRAKPGSFGLRGMAERARALGGTLNLSHAPGGGTVVAIRIGRTGPGLGPEAATIRPATTN
- the greB gene encoding transcription elongation factor GreB, which gives rise to MNKAFVKETEQEDDDDVQQAPPIPPGAKNYMTPAGYRRIKEELLQLIDVDRPEVVRVVHWAASNGDRSENGDYIYGKRRLREIDRRIRFLTKRLDLAEVVDPSVHHGSDQIYFGATVTYCNQDGAENTITIVGIDEFDPLKGKVSWISPIARTITKAREGDVVTLHTPTGVEELEILAVTYPAAAER
- a CDS encoding transposase; this encodes MSRLPRLLLPGVPLHIIQRGHNRQPCFFIDSDYLVYLEWLSKHASAVACSIHAYVLMTNHVHILASFDDVMLAPELMRRLGQQYTRYLNKRLGRTGSIWEGRYWSHPVPTERYLLTCQRYVEANPVRAAMCWHQRDYRWSSYLGNAGLGTDRLLCPHELYLRLGLSDVERHLNYQRLSDEALHQDELARFRSLMKETAPRGRPRKIAGI
- a CDS encoding RelA/SpoT family protein; its protein translation is MNLNSTESGITERPVSRGRRSAARPDGDAAQSPAISTSPLAAPMIPAGVATISHLTEKLAEYMTEADLKKVKEAYRFSDEMHLGQVRKSGEPYISHPIAVAEICADWKLDAQALMAALLHDVMEDQDVKKEELIERFGAPVAQLVDGLSKLEKIEFQSQIEAQAENFRKMLLAMASDVRVILIKLADRLHNMRTLDVMAPAKKQRIAKETMEVYVPIAHRLGLNNIYRELQDLSFSHLHPLRYNVLAKAVKAARGNRREVVGKILDSVKNTLGMAGIHAEVYGREKTLYGIYNKMRTKQLTFSQVLDVYGFRVVVDSFPNCYVALGTLHSLYKPMPGKFKDYIAIRKLNGYQSLHTTLIGPYGTPVEFQIRTQEMHRTAESGVAAHWLYKNSDANMTDMQQRTHAWLQSLLDIQQQTGDSAEFLEHVKVDLFPDSVYVFTPKSKIIAMPRGATPIDFAYAIHTGIGDHTVSVTINGEPAPLRTELRNGDIVEIVTDSDSRPSPSWLSFVRTGKARSAIRHHLRTINLPESIGLGRQLLQQALAAISISPDVPEPLVERLLNESSAKSMDELHADIGIGKRMAALVARHIFGLMGGESASVPIDHNSAADLDPVTIYGSEGVSVQLAPCCLPIPGDQIVGQLRRDQGLQVHTSDCSVARRQRQKEPERWIAVKWGTELNRRFDSRIRLLINNEKGILARVAAEIGESDGNITFVGMDEDNDHVLHQLRFTIQVKDRVHLAGLLRNVRKVTGVNRVSRERG